A stretch of the Kushneria konosiri genome encodes the following:
- the flgJ gene encoding flagellar assembly peptidoglycan hydrolase FlgJ, translating to MAMDSRGSFALDVQGLSKLKYSARDNPQESLKETTQQFEALFLQKMMKSMRDAMPKSDLLKSDSMDTYTQMLDKQWAQDLSEQGIGLSDMMVKQLSKDSAPGANPSPNDSLDRLRAQSRNIPSALAMPLSDEQLKRNAALEASSQVVKPAEQKRGPLIEGYASLEGGLKSRDDHQRVMADVAPHVSSFVTKMGAAARAVSERTGIPHQLILAQAALETGWGAKEIQTGDGKASHNLFNIKATGGWKGDRASVMTTEFEAGTAHKERAAFRVYDSYEAAFSDYARLLTENPRYQPVLDASTPEAAAHALQKCGYATDPRYGDKLVSIMAQMPNDEPAGLQSLYATRTQSGQSSEVSAVTQRRAAMAYAVENEASRIF from the coding sequence ATGGCCATGGACAGTCGCGGAAGTTTTGCACTCGATGTGCAGGGGCTTTCGAAGCTCAAATACAGCGCACGTGACAATCCTCAGGAAAGTCTCAAGGAAACCACGCAGCAGTTTGAAGCGCTGTTTCTGCAAAAAATGATGAAAAGCATGCGCGATGCCATGCCCAAAAGTGATCTGCTTAAAAGCGACAGCATGGATACCTATACCCAAATGCTGGACAAGCAGTGGGCTCAGGACCTCTCCGAGCAGGGTATTGGGCTGTCCGACATGATGGTCAAGCAGCTGTCAAAGGACAGCGCTCCGGGGGCGAACCCATCACCCAACGATTCGCTGGACAGGCTGAGAGCGCAGTCCCGCAACATTCCTTCGGCGCTTGCCATGCCGCTAAGCGATGAGCAATTGAAGCGTAACGCGGCGCTTGAAGCGAGCAGCCAGGTGGTCAAGCCTGCCGAACAAAAGCGCGGGCCGCTGATTGAGGGCTATGCCTCATTGGAAGGTGGCCTGAAAAGCCGTGACGATCACCAGAGGGTCATGGCGGATGTCGCGCCTCACGTGTCGTCGTTTGTGACAAAAATGGGTGCTGCGGCGCGCGCGGTCAGCGAGCGTACCGGTATCCCGCACCAGCTGATACTCGCTCAGGCCGCGCTTGAAACCGGTTGGGGCGCCAAGGAAATCCAGACGGGCGATGGCAAGGCCAGTCACAACCTTTTCAACATCAAGGCGACCGGTGGCTGGAAGGGCGATCGAGCAAGCGTCATGACCACGGAGTTCGAAGCGGGCACAGCGCACAAGGAGCGGGCAGCCTTTCGCGTTTATGACTCGTATGAAGCGGCGTTTTCCGACTATGCACGTCTTTTGACTGAAAATCCGCGTTATCAGCCCGTACTTGATGCCAGTACGCCTGAGGCTGCTGCGCATGCACTACAAAAATGCGGCTATGCGACCGATCCGCGCTACGGCGACAAGCTGGTGTCCATCATGGCTCAAATGCCGAATGACGAGCCCGCCGGTCTGCAGTCTCTTTACGCCACGCGCACTCAGAGCGGTCAGAGCAGTGAGGTTTCGGCAGTCACACAGCGACGGGCAGCCATGGCTTATGCCGTTGAAAATGAAGCCAGCAGGATTTTCTGA
- the flgK gene encoding flagellar hook-associated protein FlgK, which yields MSGSLMGTALSGLRAAQIGLNTTSNNIANVNTQGYNRQIAGLSEAKGTNAGGLFAGSGVSVTGVQRQYEQYLSTQLNDANSELGASTSHLAQISQIDNLLADGDAGLNKQMQSFFAGMQTLANNPADTSARQAMLGNAESMTAQFRATDSYLKNMSNNTVAQMGGMVDEINSYSKQIATLNVQITQTQAKTGTPPNDMLDQRDLAVAKLSELTAVSVVNQDGQYTVSLSSGQALVAGKQVQSLQMMPSEDDPTHQVVALKASDGNLFELDESKMTGGALGGLVQFRSQSLEPTQLRLDQMAHALTTRLNDLQTGGVDLDNNVGKALFTTSTPGVVPSKGNSSDAIPTVVFAGSTTTTSDQGVEAKGIDEISKVSASNYKLTVTSNGPVLTRLSDNQAVEASAAGLVIGDTSSFSAGDTFIIKPLENAAAQMSVSKDMTPEGVAARGSQSEGVRGNSNALAMANAQSENLINGSTSLNTAYASLVSDVGNKTATLKSSNAAQTQISQELKSAQQSVSGVNIDEEAANMLKYQQLYSASAQMIRASSEMFDALIGIMR from the coding sequence ATGTCCGGTTCACTGATGGGAACAGCGCTGAGCGGGCTGAGAGCCGCCCAGATCGGCCTGAACACCACAAGCAATAACATTGCCAATGTTAATACTCAGGGCTACAACCGTCAGATTGCCGGGCTTTCCGAAGCAAAGGGCACCAATGCCGGTGGTCTTTTTGCGGGTAGTGGTGTCAGTGTGACCGGTGTACAGCGCCAGTATGAGCAGTATCTCAGCACCCAGCTCAATGATGCCAACAGCGAACTGGGCGCCAGCACGTCGCATCTGGCCCAGATCTCCCAGATCGATAACCTGCTGGCGGACGGCGATGCCGGACTCAACAAGCAGATGCAGTCCTTCTTTGCCGGTATGCAGACGCTGGCCAACAATCCGGCCGATACCTCGGCACGCCAGGCCATGCTGGGTAATGCTGAAAGCATGACGGCACAGTTTCGCGCGACCGACAGCTATCTCAAGAACATGTCGAATAATACCGTGGCGCAAATGGGCGGTATGGTCGATGAGATCAATAGCTATTCAAAGCAGATTGCCACACTTAACGTCCAGATTACCCAGACACAGGCCAAGACCGGCACGCCGCCCAATGACATGCTTGATCAGCGCGATCTGGCCGTCGCCAAACTCAGTGAGCTGACCGCCGTTTCAGTGGTCAATCAGGATGGCCAATATACCGTGTCGCTATCGAGCGGCCAGGCACTGGTAGCGGGCAAGCAGGTGCAGTCCCTGCAAATGATGCCCTCTGAAGATGATCCGACTCACCAGGTCGTAGCGCTCAAGGCCAGCGACGGTAATCTGTTTGAGCTCGATGAAAGCAAAATGACCGGTGGCGCCTTGGGCGGGCTGGTTCAGTTTCGTAGCCAGTCGCTTGAGCCTACTCAGCTGCGCTTGGATCAGATGGCACATGCCCTGACGACTCGTTTAAATGACCTCCAGACTGGTGGTGTTGATCTGGACAACAATGTTGGGAAGGCCCTTTTTACCACCAGTACGCCCGGGGTTGTTCCGAGCAAAGGTAATAGCAGTGACGCCATCCCGACAGTAGTCTTTGCTGGAAGTACAACCACCACGTCTGATCAGGGTGTGGAGGCTAAGGGTATCGACGAAATTTCAAAGGTATCCGCCAGCAATTACAAACTGACCGTTACCAGCAATGGTCCAGTTTTGACGCGCTTGAGTGACAACCAGGCAGTCGAAGCTTCGGCTGCTGGTCTTGTTATTGGCGATACATCAAGCTTCTCTGCTGGGGATACCTTTATCATCAAGCCACTTGAAAATGCGGCCGCCCAAATGAGTGTCAGCAAGGACATGACGCCAGAAGGGGTCGCCGCTCGTGGCAGCCAGAGTGAGGGCGTGCGTGGCAACAGCAACGCGCTGGCCATGGCCAATGCTCAAAGCGAGAACCTGATTAATGGCAGCACCAGTCTGAATACAGCCTATGCCTCTCTGGTCAGTGACGTTGGAAACAAGACCGCCACACTCAAGAGCAGCAATGCCGCTCAAACCCAGATTTCACAGGAGCTTAAAAGCGCGCAACAGTCGGTATCAGGTGTCAATATCGATGAAGAAGCCGCCAACATGCTCAAATATCAGCAGCTTTACAGTGCCAGTGCGCAGATGATCCGAGCTTCCTCGGAGATGTTTGATGCACTGATCGGCATCATGCGTTAA
- the flgL gene encoding flagellar hook-associated protein FlgL — protein MRISTSMMFERSQNAMQGRQSDLSKVGEQVANGKRIVSPSDDPRAASQSLIVKQDQAVQEQYKNSRVTATSTLSLQENTLNSVSDLLVSAKGLIVKAGNGTYTDSDRASVATELEGLYNQMLGLANTKDSSGQYMFAGSKGDVMPFNKGADGAVEAYAGDTQPLNIKVDASRDMNVNAAGSEAFSVPATKSGDAESTLFRVFETAIDSLRKPQTAENQNELRATLDQVNRQIDSGSDNVLKVRSSIGSKLNELDVLGDIGDTRSISNKVAISDLEDLDYAEAISRYTLGQIGLEASQKMFMQTQQTSLFSLIR, from the coding sequence ATGCGTATTAGTACCTCAATGATGTTCGAGCGTAGCCAGAACGCCATGCAGGGCAGGCAGAGTGATCTGTCGAAGGTCGGCGAGCAGGTGGCCAATGGCAAGCGTATTGTCTCACCTTCCGATGACCCGCGTGCGGCGTCGCAGTCATTGATTGTAAAGCAGGATCAGGCTGTACAGGAGCAGTACAAAAACAGCCGGGTGACTGCGACCAGCACCTTATCGCTACAGGAAAACACCCTGAATAGCGTCTCCGATTTACTGGTGAGTGCCAAAGGCCTGATCGTCAAGGCTGGTAATGGTACCTATACCGACAGCGATCGGGCCTCAGTGGCGACTGAGCTTGAAGGACTCTATAACCAGATGCTGGGTCTTGCCAATACCAAGGACAGCAGTGGGCAGTACATGTTTGCGGGCTCAAAGGGTGATGTAATGCCTTTCAATAAAGGTGCTGATGGTGCCGTTGAAGCTTATGCCGGTGATACACAGCCGCTAAACATTAAGGTCGATGCGTCACGCGATATGAACGTCAACGCTGCCGGTTCTGAAGCGTTCAGTGTGCCTGCCACCAAAAGTGGTGATGCTGAAAGTACTCTTTTTCGGGTGTTCGAAACAGCAATCGATTCTCTTCGAAAGCCCCAGACTGCAGAAAACCAGAATGAGCTACGTGCCACACTTGACCAGGTTAACCGCCAGATCGACAGTGGTAGTGACAACGTGCTGAAGGTGCGCTCTTCGATCGGCAGCAAGCTCAACGAGCTGGATGTATTAGGGGATATCGGCGACACGCGTAGTATCAGTAACAAGGTCGCAATTTCTGATCTGGAAGATCTGGATTACGCCGAAGCCATCTCTCGTTACACGCTGGGCCAGATTGGACTTGAAGCCTCACAAAAGATGTTCATGCAGACCCAGCAGACCTCGCTGTTCAGCCTGATTCGCTGA
- a CDS encoding flagellar basal body rod protein FlgF codes for MDRIIYTAMSGAKQSLERQSAVANNMANVSTSGFRAELSAARAVPVNGQGYATRAVTTDSTPGSDFTMGSFTTTGRALDVAINGEGWLAVQANNGDTAYTRNGGLQVDPTGMLMSQGRPVLGEDGPIILPLNAEVSIAGDGTISAREAGTQAQAEVGRLMLASNPDGRMARRDDGLFGPWNAQGGPMAALPRDENLQVISGTLEGSNVNPTEAMVAMIDTSRRFEMNMKVLSTADENDQRANSLLSMN; via the coding sequence ATGGACAGAATCATCTACACCGCCATGTCGGGCGCCAAACAGAGTCTGGAGCGGCAATCTGCCGTTGCCAACAACATGGCCAACGTCTCGACCAGTGGCTTTCGTGCCGAACTCAGCGCTGCCCGTGCGGTACCGGTCAATGGGCAGGGCTACGCCACACGTGCTGTCACGACAGACTCCACGCCTGGCTCCGACTTTACGATGGGCTCCTTTACGACCACGGGGCGGGCGCTGGATGTGGCCATCAATGGTGAGGGCTGGCTGGCGGTACAGGCCAATAACGGGGACACCGCCTACACCCGCAATGGTGGGTTGCAGGTCGACCCTACCGGCATGCTGATGTCCCAGGGGCGCCCGGTCCTAGGGGAAGACGGCCCCATTATTCTGCCGCTTAACGCTGAAGTGTCGATTGCCGGCGACGGCACCATTTCTGCTCGCGAAGCGGGTACCCAGGCGCAGGCAGAAGTCGGCCGCCTGATGCTGGCCAGTAATCCTGATGGACGCATGGCTCGCCGCGATGATGGCCTGTTTGGCCCTTGGAATGCCCAGGGTGGCCCCATGGCAGCGCTACCTCGTGATGAAAACCTTCAGGTCATCAGCGGTACTCTCGAAGGCAGTAACGTCAATCCGACCGAGGCCATGGTGGCCATGATCGATACGTCGCGGCGCTTTGAAATGAACATGAAGGTTCTGTCGACTGCCGATGAGAACGATCAGCGCGCCAACTCGCTGCTTTCGATGAATTGA
- the fliR gene encoding flagellar biosynthetic protein FliR, which translates to MLEITSAQLDAWLTAFLWPFVRILAFIATAPIFGETAIPRTAKVGLAFALTVVVAPVLPPMPDIPPASWAGIMVIIQQFIIGVALGLVMRLVFAAIQAAGDYIALQMGLSFASFYSPEAQGTTTVLSRFLNMIAILMFMALNGHTIMIRLLIETFTRLPIGQTALEPAGFDAIARWGSFIFSAGFLMSLPVLTALLIINISMGILNRASPQFSIFSVGFPITLTTGVILLTFMTPELGTIFQRMFESALNQMVSVTELLSSS; encoded by the coding sequence TTGCTAGAGATCACTTCCGCCCAGCTCGATGCCTGGCTGACGGCCTTTCTCTGGCCGTTCGTCAGGATTCTGGCGTTTATCGCCACAGCCCCCATCTTCGGTGAAACGGCGATTCCTCGAACGGCCAAGGTGGGGCTTGCCTTTGCCCTGACGGTGGTTGTGGCGCCCGTACTTCCCCCCATGCCGGACATTCCTCCAGCGTCCTGGGCCGGGATCATGGTCATTATTCAGCAGTTTATTATCGGTGTGGCACTTGGGCTGGTCATGCGCCTGGTCTTTGCTGCCATTCAGGCCGCCGGTGATTATATTGCCCTGCAAATGGGTCTTTCCTTTGCGTCGTTCTACTCGCCCGAAGCTCAGGGAACGACCACGGTACTCTCACGCTTTCTCAACATGATCGCGATCCTCATGTTCATGGCTCTTAACGGCCATACCATCATGATTCGACTCCTGATTGAGACCTTCACCCGTCTGCCGATCGGTCAGACGGCACTTGAACCGGCAGGCTTCGATGCCATTGCGCGCTGGGGAAGTTTCATATTCTCGGCCGGCTTTCTAATGTCTCTGCCGGTCCTGACCGCACTCTTGATCATCAACATTTCAATGGGGATTCTCAATCGCGCCTCTCCCCAATTCTCTATTTTCTCGGTGGGTTTTCCCATCACCCTGACCACCGGGGTGATCCTTTTGACGTTCATGACCCCGGAGCTGGGGACAATCTTTCAGCGCATGTTTGAAAGCGCCCTTAACCAAATGGTCAGTGTCACGGAACTTCTGTCGTCGAGCTGA
- a CDS encoding flagellar basal body P-ring protein FlgI, which produces MMAMLKSVSLRCAALLLSGCMLMGLACQAQAARLGDIATFEGVRSNPLVGYGLVVGLDNTGDQTMQAPFTGQSVTNMLSELGVTIPAGTNMQLKNVAAVMVTAELPPFSSPGQKLDITVSSVGNARSLRGGTLLMTPLKGADGQIYALAQGNMVIPGISAQAAGSSVQVNQTSSGRIPGGAIIERTVPAQLAEQGRINLELKDADFNTALRTMNAINNAMGQGVAVAQNSRVISLAAPLDSASKISFLARVQNIDVDPGVVTPKVIMNARTGSVAMNTRVTLSRAAIAHGNLSITIDSNPIISQPNALSGGQTAVVPNADINVQEESGALNMVSGEADLSQVVDALNRLGATPNDLMAILQALKSAGALNADLEII; this is translated from the coding sequence ATGATGGCCATGTTGAAATCCGTTTCCCTGCGTTGTGCGGCACTGCTGTTGAGTGGTTGTATGCTGATGGGACTGGCCTGTCAGGCGCAGGCGGCCCGGCTGGGCGACATTGCCACCTTTGAAGGCGTGCGCTCCAACCCTCTGGTCGGCTATGGCCTGGTGGTAGGGCTTGATAACACTGGCGATCAGACCATGCAGGCCCCCTTCACTGGTCAGTCGGTCACCAACATGCTTTCCGAGCTGGGGGTGACAATCCCGGCGGGCACCAACATGCAGCTCAAAAACGTCGCAGCTGTCATGGTAACAGCCGAGCTGCCTCCCTTTTCGAGCCCGGGGCAAAAGCTGGACATTACCGTTTCATCTGTCGGTAACGCGCGTAGCCTGCGTGGCGGTACGCTGCTGATGACCCCGCTCAAGGGTGCTGACGGACAGATTTATGCGCTGGCACAGGGCAACATGGTTATTCCGGGCATCAGCGCTCAGGCCGCCGGCAGCAGCGTCCAGGTCAACCAGACCTCTTCGGGTCGCATTCCGGGTGGCGCCATCATCGAGCGCACCGTGCCGGCTCAGCTGGCCGAGCAGGGGCGTATCAACCTGGAGCTCAAGGACGCCGATTTCAATACGGCCCTTCGCACCATGAATGCCATCAATAACGCCATGGGGCAGGGCGTTGCCGTTGCTCAGAATTCACGGGTCATCTCTCTGGCAGCCCCGCTGGACAGCGCTTCAAAGATCTCCTTTCTGGCCCGGGTGCAAAACATTGACGTCGATCCGGGCGTGGTAACCCCGAAGGTCATCATGAACGCTCGTACCGGATCGGTGGCGATGAATACCCGTGTCACGCTCAGTCGTGCCGCCATTGCCCACGGCAATCTCTCGATTACGATCGATTCGAACCCCATTATCAGCCAACCGAATGCCTTGTCAGGCGGGCAAACTGCGGTGGTACCCAATGCTGATATCAATGTGCAGGAAGAATCCGGGGCGCTGAATATGGTGAGCGGTGAAGCGGATCTAAGTCAGGTGGTGGACGCCCTGAATCGTCTGGGCGCGACTCCCAACGATCTGATGGCGATTCTTCAAGCGCTGAAATCAGCCGGTGCGCTCAACGCGGATCTGGAGATCATCTAA
- the fliQ gene encoding flagellar biosynthesis protein FliQ, translating into MTPEMVMSLAYRGMMLTLLIATPLLLVALTVGLLVSLFQAATQINEMTLSFIPKILAVFTTLIIGGSWMLGTLSDFTRELFNNIPTMIG; encoded by the coding sequence ATGACACCGGAAATGGTAATGAGTCTGGCCTATCGCGGCATGATGCTGACACTTTTGATCGCCACGCCGCTGTTATTGGTGGCCCTCACCGTGGGTCTGCTGGTGAGCCTTTTTCAGGCGGCCACGCAGATCAACGAAATGACACTGTCCTTCATTCCCAAGATTCTGGCGGTCTTCACGACGCTGATTATTGGCGGCTCCTGGATGCTGGGAACGCTCTCCGATTTCACTCGAGAGCTTTTTAATAATATCCCGACCATGATCGGCTAG
- the flgG gene encoding flagellar basal-body rod protein FlgG yields MINALWIAKTGLDAQQTNMDVISNNLANVSTNGFKRSRAVFEDLLYQNLRQPGSMSSVQTNLPSGLQIGTGVRAVATERLHTQGNLEQTGNTKDVAIRGDGFFAIQMPDGTNAFTRDGAFQVNQDGQLVTANGFPVDPGIVIPANALSVSIANDGLVSVTVPGSAASQQVGQLQLTTFINPTGLESIGDNLYLETDASGPRNDSIPGNNGAGTIYQGFVETSNVNVVEEMVSMIETQRAYEINSKAVSTVDQMLGRLTQL; encoded by the coding sequence ATGATTAATGCCCTGTGGATTGCCAAGACCGGTCTTGATGCCCAGCAGACCAACATGGACGTCATTTCCAACAACTTGGCCAACGTCTCGACCAATGGCTTCAAGCGCTCGCGCGCGGTGTTCGAGGATCTGCTGTACCAGAACCTGCGCCAGCCCGGTTCAATGTCATCGGTGCAGACCAATCTGCCTTCCGGTCTCCAGATCGGTACCGGTGTGCGCGCTGTGGCGACCGAGCGCCTGCACACCCAGGGCAACCTGGAGCAGACCGGCAACACCAAGGATGTTGCGATTCGTGGCGATGGTTTCTTTGCCATTCAGATGCCTGATGGCACCAACGCCTTTACCCGTGACGGTGCCTTTCAGGTCAACCAAGACGGGCAGCTGGTCACGGCCAACGGTTTTCCGGTCGATCCGGGTATCGTGATTCCGGCCAACGCGCTGTCGGTATCGATCGCCAATGACGGCCTTGTTTCAGTCACGGTGCCAGGCAGTGCGGCCAGCCAGCAGGTTGGCCAGCTTCAGCTGACCACCTTTATCAACCCGACCGGTCTGGAGAGCATTGGCGACAACCTGTATCTGGAAACCGATGCTTCAGGGCCGCGTAACGACAGCATTCCCGGTAACAACGGGGCCGGCACGATCTATCAGGGCTTTGTAGAAACCTCCAACGTTAACGTGGTGGAGGAAATGGTCAGCATGATCGAGACGCAGCGCGCCTATGAAATCAACTCCAAGGCCGTGTCGACCGTTGACCAGATGCTGGGCCGTCTGACTCAGCTCTAA